Proteins encoded in a region of the Kryptolebias marmoratus isolate JLee-2015 linkage group LG14, ASM164957v2, whole genome shotgun sequence genome:
- the LOC108245609 gene encoding hydroperoxide isomerase ALOXE3-like isoform X2, with amino-acid sequence MSELVAMATIRNLPMVHPVYKLLVPHFRFTLEIDMLARQLLISDGGSLKEYTAVGGAATLEFLRKASASLTYQDLCFPDDITGRGMDSVPGYYYRDDGLRLWDIIHRYVDGIISCYYRCDDDVIRDSELQSWINEIIVFGHLGDEKRGFPHFFSLALELTDFVTMVIFTASAQHAAVNNSQVKSLKNRSDGGLFQSSLTRPHLLFQLDYFGWMPNAPVGLQRPPPACRGQCSERSLLDSFPDINATAHGLATLYLLSKKPSDFVPLGSSAEQHFTETVPMEMAAHFRGDLKRLSCDIRARNVDLKLPYVYLDPAEVEDSMTR; translated from the exons ATGTCAGagctggttgccatggcaaccatCAGAAATCTTCCCATGGTGCACCCTGTCTATAAG CTGTTGGTTCCTCACTTCCGCTTCACTCTGGAGATCGACATGTTGGCTCGGCAGCTGCTGATCTCTGATGGAGGCTCTTTGAAAGAA TACACGGCGGTGGGCGGAGCTGCTACGCTGGAGTTTCTCAGGAAGGCGTCAGCCTCACTTACCTATCAGGATCTTTGCTttcctgatgacatcactggGCGGGGCATGGACTCTGTTCCTGGGTACTATTACCGTGACGACGGGCTGCGGCTGTGGGACATCATTCATCG gtATGTGGACGGTATAATCAGCTGCTATTATCGCTGCGACGACGATGTGATCCGAGACTCGGAGCTGCAGAGCTGGATCAATGAGATCATTGTGTTCGGTCATCTGGGAGATGAGAAGAGAG GTTTCCCTCATTTCTTTTCATTGGCGCTGGAGCTGACAGActttgttaccatggtgatcttcACAGCATCAGCGCAGCACGCTGCTGTTAACAACTCTCAGGTGAAATCTTTGAAGAACAGATCAGACGGAGGACTCTTTCAGTCCTCACTGACCCGTCCACATCTCCTGTTCCAGCTGGATTACTTTGGGTGGATGCCGAACGCCCCTGTGGGCCTGCAGCGCCCCCCTCCGGCCTGTAGGGGGCAGTGCAGTGAACGCAGCTTGCTGGACAGTTTCCCTGACATCAATGCCACGGCTCACGGCCTCGCCACCCTTTACCTGCTCAGCAAGAAACCCTCAGACTTT GTTCCTCTGGGTTCCTCAGCTGAGCAGCATTTCACTGAGACCGTTCCCATGGAGATGGCTGCTCATTTCCGTGGCGACCTGAAACGTTTGAGCTGTGACATCAGAGCGAGGAACGTGGATCTGAAGCTGCCGTACGTCTACCTGGATCCTGCAGAGGTGGAGGACAGCATGACGCGGTGA
- the LOC108245609 gene encoding hydroperoxide isomerase ALOXE3-like isoform X1, giving the protein MSELVAMATIRNLPMVHPVYKLLVPHFRFTLEIDMLARQLLISDGGSLKEYTAVGGAATLEFLRKASASLTYQDLCFPDDITGRGMDSVPGYYYRDDGLRLWDIIHRYVDGIISCYYRCDDDVIRDSELQSWINEIIVFGHLGDEKRGTLSPFVTENLKLLMDLGFPHFFSLALELTDFVTMVIFTASAQHAAVNNSQVKSLKNRSDGGLFQSSLTRPHLLFQLDYFGWMPNAPVGLQRPPPACRGQCSERSLLDSFPDINATAHGLATLYLLSKKPSDFVPLGSSAEQHFTETVPMEMAAHFRGDLKRLSCDIRARNVDLKLPYVYLDPAEVEDSMTR; this is encoded by the exons ATGTCAGagctggttgccatggcaaccatCAGAAATCTTCCCATGGTGCACCCTGTCTATAAG CTGTTGGTTCCTCACTTCCGCTTCACTCTGGAGATCGACATGTTGGCTCGGCAGCTGCTGATCTCTGATGGAGGCTCTTTGAAAGAA TACACGGCGGTGGGCGGAGCTGCTACGCTGGAGTTTCTCAGGAAGGCGTCAGCCTCACTTACCTATCAGGATCTTTGCTttcctgatgacatcactggGCGGGGCATGGACTCTGTTCCTGGGTACTATTACCGTGACGACGGGCTGCGGCTGTGGGACATCATTCATCG gtATGTGGACGGTATAATCAGCTGCTATTATCGCTGCGACGACGATGTGATCCGAGACTCGGAGCTGCAGAGCTGGATCAATGAGATCATTGTGTTCGGTCATCTGGGAGATGAGAAGAGAGGTACCCTCTCCCCATTCGTCACAGAAAACCTGAAATTACTGATGGACCtgg GTTTCCCTCATTTCTTTTCATTGGCGCTGGAGCTGACAGActttgttaccatggtgatcttcACAGCATCAGCGCAGCACGCTGCTGTTAACAACTCTCAGGTGAAATCTTTGAAGAACAGATCAGACGGAGGACTCTTTCAGTCCTCACTGACCCGTCCACATCTCCTGTTCCAGCTGGATTACTTTGGGTGGATGCCGAACGCCCCTGTGGGCCTGCAGCGCCCCCCTCCGGCCTGTAGGGGGCAGTGCAGTGAACGCAGCTTGCTGGACAGTTTCCCTGACATCAATGCCACGGCTCACGGCCTCGCCACCCTTTACCTGCTCAGCAAGAAACCCTCAGACTTT GTTCCTCTGGGTTCCTCAGCTGAGCAGCATTTCACTGAGACCGTTCCCATGGAGATGGCTGCTCATTTCCGTGGCGACCTGAAACGTTTGAGCTGTGACATCAGAGCGAGGAACGTGGATCTGAAGCTGCCGTACGTCTACCTGGATCCTGCAGAGGTGGAGGACAGCATGACGCGGTGA
- the LOC108245565 gene encoding deoxyribonuclease-2-beta-like — translation MWRIILTISLVSLGCDGRVTCRNDNNGEVDWFILYKSPRMASADDPNLTGLRYLYIDSRGMRKLDRIDRPNSALGHTLQPILKSIRKMEPRFGFLSYSDQPPGCNADPKRFGHSKGLLMVEHNSAGVWLLHSTPQFPFRREPENFWPPSGSANAQTFICVTFNYDQFQKIGTHLQHIRAFPFDHDIPDSFHQELKDAAKWTENSQQPNEVLIQDLTSTKGKTLRSFAKKVSDDVEEGDLYVTIAENIHSNMHVQVWGCQRDESHGNPGECVINIDSIKNSLGEWKPATDHSKWCVAGDQNRHWTCIADVNRGRRQYGRYGGALCIEDTNVQNKFLQFAKVLGNCRKRPVPSYPECDSDSDTVPMLDSHLLLIPNYNSGNTGNDTETHINPSQMG, via the exons ATGTGGAGGATAATCCTGACCATCAGTCTGGTCTCTTTGGGCTGTGATGGCAGAGTGACCTGCAGAAATGACAACAATGGGGAAGTGGACTG GTTCATCCTGTATAAATCCCCCAGAATGGCTTCAGCAGATGACCCCAATTTAACAGGTCTCAGATACCTTTACATTGACTCACGTGGAATGAGAAAACTTGACCGTATCGACAGACCTAACAGTGCCCTTGGACACACACTTCAACCTATTCTAAAATCCATCAGAAAAATG GAGCCACGCTTTGGATTCCTCAGCTACAGCGATCAGCCTCCAGGATGTAATGCTGATCCAAAAAGGTTTGGCCACAGTAAAG ggCTTCTGATGGTGGAACATAACAGTGCAGGTGTTTGGCTTTTACACTCCACCCCACAGTTTCCTTTCAGAAGAGAGCCAGAAAACTTCTGGCCTCCAAGTGGATCTGCCAATGCTCAGACATTTATCTGTGTGACATTTAACTATGACCAGTTCCAAAAAATAG GTACACATCTGCAGCACATCAGAGCTTTTCCATTTGATCATGATATTCCAGACAGTTTTCATCAGGAGCTTAAAGATGCTGCAAAATGGACAGAAAACAGTCAACAGCCTAATGAAGTCCTTATCCAAGATCTGACGTCAACCAAAGGAAAAACCTTGAGAAGTTTTGCCAAAAAAGTATCTGATGATGTGGAAG AAGGAGATCTCTATGTGACCATAGCTGAGAACATCCACAGCAACATGCACGTCCAAGTGTGGGGGTGCCAGCGCGATGAATCCCACGGTAATCCAGGCGAATGTGTGATCAACATTGACAGCATTAAGAATAGTCTGGGTGAATGGAAACCTGCAACTGATCATTCCAAGTGGTGTGTAGCTGGAGACCAAAACAGACACTGGACCTGCATCGCTGATGTGAACAGAGGCAGAAGGCAGTACGGACGGTACGGGGGGGCACTGTGCATCGAAGACACGAACGTCCAAAACaagtttttacagtttgctAAGGTTCTTGGTAACTGTCGAAAACGGCCTGTTCCCTCCTACCCTGAATGTGATTCAGACTCTGACACTGTCCCCATGCTGGACTCACACCTTCTCCTTATTCCCAACTACAACTCCGGGAACACCGGGAACGATACAGAGACTCACATCAACCCTTCACAGATGGGTTAA
- the LOC108245609 gene encoding hydroperoxide isomerase ALOXE3-like isoform X3: MSELVAMATIRNLPMVHPVYKLLVPHFRFTLEIDMLARQLLISDGGSLKEYTAVGGAATLEFLRKASASLTYQDLCFPDDITGRGMDSVPGYYYRDDGLRLWDIIHRYVDGIISCYYRCDDDVIRDSELQSWINEIIVFGHLGDEKRGTLSPFVTENLKLLMDLGFPHFFSLALELTDFVTMVIFTASAQHAAVNNSQLDYFGWMPNAPVGLQRPPPACRGQCSERSLLDSFPDINATAHGLATLYLLSKKPSDFVPLGSSAEQHFTETVPMEMAAHFRGDLKRLSCDIRARNVDLKLPYVYLDPAEVEDSMTR, from the exons ATGTCAGagctggttgccatggcaaccatCAGAAATCTTCCCATGGTGCACCCTGTCTATAAG CTGTTGGTTCCTCACTTCCGCTTCACTCTGGAGATCGACATGTTGGCTCGGCAGCTGCTGATCTCTGATGGAGGCTCTTTGAAAGAA TACACGGCGGTGGGCGGAGCTGCTACGCTGGAGTTTCTCAGGAAGGCGTCAGCCTCACTTACCTATCAGGATCTTTGCTttcctgatgacatcactggGCGGGGCATGGACTCTGTTCCTGGGTACTATTACCGTGACGACGGGCTGCGGCTGTGGGACATCATTCATCG gtATGTGGACGGTATAATCAGCTGCTATTATCGCTGCGACGACGATGTGATCCGAGACTCGGAGCTGCAGAGCTGGATCAATGAGATCATTGTGTTCGGTCATCTGGGAGATGAGAAGAGAGGTACCCTCTCCCCATTCGTCACAGAAAACCTGAAATTACTGATGGACCtgg GTTTCCCTCATTTCTTTTCATTGGCGCTGGAGCTGACAGActttgttaccatggtgatcttcACAGCATCAGCGCAGCACGCTGCTGTTAACAACTCTCAG CTGGATTACTTTGGGTGGATGCCGAACGCCCCTGTGGGCCTGCAGCGCCCCCCTCCGGCCTGTAGGGGGCAGTGCAGTGAACGCAGCTTGCTGGACAGTTTCCCTGACATCAATGCCACGGCTCACGGCCTCGCCACCCTTTACCTGCTCAGCAAGAAACCCTCAGACTTT GTTCCTCTGGGTTCCTCAGCTGAGCAGCATTTCACTGAGACCGTTCCCATGGAGATGGCTGCTCATTTCCGTGGCGACCTGAAACGTTTGAGCTGTGACATCAGAGCGAGGAACGTGGATCTGAAGCTGCCGTACGTCTACCTGGATCCTGCAGAGGTGGAGGACAGCATGACGCGGTGA
- the LOC108245609 gene encoding hydroperoxide isomerase ALOXE3-like isoform X4: MSELVAMATIRNLPMVHPVYKLLVPHFRFTLEIDMLARQLLISDGGSLKEYTAVGGAATLEFLRKASASLTYQDLCFPDDITGRGMDSVPGYYYRDDGLRLWDIIHRYVDGIISCYYRCDDDVIRDSELQSWINEIIVFGHLGDEKRGFPHFFSLALELTDFVTMVIFTASAQHAAVNNSQLDYFGWMPNAPVGLQRPPPACRGQCSERSLLDSFPDINATAHGLATLYLLSKKPSDFVPLGSSAEQHFTETVPMEMAAHFRGDLKRLSCDIRARNVDLKLPYVYLDPAEVEDSMTR, encoded by the exons ATGTCAGagctggttgccatggcaaccatCAGAAATCTTCCCATGGTGCACCCTGTCTATAAG CTGTTGGTTCCTCACTTCCGCTTCACTCTGGAGATCGACATGTTGGCTCGGCAGCTGCTGATCTCTGATGGAGGCTCTTTGAAAGAA TACACGGCGGTGGGCGGAGCTGCTACGCTGGAGTTTCTCAGGAAGGCGTCAGCCTCACTTACCTATCAGGATCTTTGCTttcctgatgacatcactggGCGGGGCATGGACTCTGTTCCTGGGTACTATTACCGTGACGACGGGCTGCGGCTGTGGGACATCATTCATCG gtATGTGGACGGTATAATCAGCTGCTATTATCGCTGCGACGACGATGTGATCCGAGACTCGGAGCTGCAGAGCTGGATCAATGAGATCATTGTGTTCGGTCATCTGGGAGATGAGAAGAGAG GTTTCCCTCATTTCTTTTCATTGGCGCTGGAGCTGACAGActttgttaccatggtgatcttcACAGCATCAGCGCAGCACGCTGCTGTTAACAACTCTCAG CTGGATTACTTTGGGTGGATGCCGAACGCCCCTGTGGGCCTGCAGCGCCCCCCTCCGGCCTGTAGGGGGCAGTGCAGTGAACGCAGCTTGCTGGACAGTTTCCCTGACATCAATGCCACGGCTCACGGCCTCGCCACCCTTTACCTGCTCAGCAAGAAACCCTCAGACTTT GTTCCTCTGGGTTCCTCAGCTGAGCAGCATTTCACTGAGACCGTTCCCATGGAGATGGCTGCTCATTTCCGTGGCGACCTGAAACGTTTGAGCTGTGACATCAGAGCGAGGAACGTGGATCTGAAGCTGCCGTACGTCTACCTGGATCCTGCAGAGGTGGAGGACAGCATGACGCGGTGA
- the LOC108245566 gene encoding deoxyribonuclease-2-alpha gives MISTVSKEHWRRRGSLISETTHCFRNGTMWRLLLTFSLMCCSCEGWVTCKDEDGNPKDWYILYKEPESKVNAPTSPEDGFRYIYIDEHGMKKGNKLINNPNGVLAHTLEPIFKPKSSMKSDFGFISYSDQHSTCQVGTAELAVDTVWDELLKKPITTDIGHSKGVLMVEKNKKGVWLLHSTPQFPSARDQDNFWPNNGFQYGQTFICVTFDYLQFKNIGKHLQYIGACVFDYQIPEDFFPELKDAASRKILPPNTAFVSLTSSGGQEFKSIAKKKFGLVKGGDLYVTISDAVDSDLHVQTWGRQTGRRKSYCKSKHEVLNIEEITTDLGTWKDTDDHSKWCVSTHKEHTYVCVADVNRAPSQFKRRGGALCIQHATLTETFQNFVSKTEPCKGTMATIFSVAQQGLDFVKYFAHPLFF, from the exons ATGATTTCAACAgtttcaaaa GAACACTGGAGGAGACGAGGTTCACTGATCTCTGAAACAACTCACTGCTTCAGAAAC ggaACCATGTGGAGGTTGCTGTTGACCTTCAGTCTgatgtgctgcagctgtgagggCTGGGTCACCTGTAAGGATGAAGATGGCAACCCAAAAGACTG GTACATCTTATACAAGGAGCCTGAAAGCAAAGTGAATGCCCCAACAAGTCCTGAAGATGGTTTCAGGTATATTTACATCGATGAACATGGAATgaagaaaggaaacaaactcaTCAATAATCCAAACGGTGTCCTGGCTCACACCCTGGAACCCATCTTCAAACCAAAGTCCTCCATG aagtCAGACTTTGGCTTCATCAGCTACAGCGATCAACACTCAACATGTCAAGTTGGAACAGCAGAACTCGCTGTGGACACGGTGTGGGACGAACTACTGAAAAAGCCAATAACAACCGACATAGGCCACAGCAAAG GAGTTTtaatggtggaaaaaaacaaaaaaggagtcTGGCTCCTTCATAGCACACCACAGTTCCCTTCAGCTAGAGACCAAGACAACTTCTGGCCAAACAATGGATTTCAGTACGGTCAGACATTCATCTGTGTAACATTTGACTACTTGCAGTTTAAGAACATAG GTAAACATCTGCAGTACATCGGAGCGTGTGTGTTTGATTATCAGATTCCAGAGGATTTTTTCCCGGAGCTGAAAGACGCTGCGAGCAGGAAAATACTTCCTCCAAATACTGCGTTTGTGTCGCTGACATCAAGTGGAGGGCAGGAATTTAAAAGCATCGCCAAGAAAAAGTTTGGATTGGTAAAAG GTGGAGATCTGTACGTCACCATCTCTGATGCAGTCGATAGTGACCTGCACGTGCAGACGTGGGGCCGGCAGACTGGTCGCAGGAAGTCCTACTGTAAATCCAAACACGAAGTGCTGAACATCGAAGAGATCACGACTGATTTAGGGACCTGGAAAGACACCGACGATCACTCGAAGTGGTGTGTGTCCACACACAAGGAGCACAcgtatgtgtgtgttgctgaTGTGAACAGGGCTCCATCCCAGTTCAAGAGGCGGGGGGGAGCGCTCTGCATCCAACATGCTACtcttacagaaacatttcaaaactttgTCAGTAAAACTGAGCCGTGCAAAGGCACCATGGCCACCATTTTCAGTGTGGCACAACAAGGTTTGgattttgtcaaatattttgctcatcccttatttttttaa